Proteins encoded within one genomic window of Sulfurovum sp. XGS-02:
- a CDS encoding MarR family winged helix-turn-helix transcriptional regulator, translated as MKIKTLKSYGSHADKAMATWIQLFRSFNKIRAKESHYIHTFDLTMNQFQVLEVLYHRGDLSIGAITTLTMGTPGNITVVIKNLKRDGFITSIPDQKDKRSSIISITQKGREIIEQLFPDHAKNFESYFEVLNDDEMETLFNLLRKLQKSQ; from the coding sequence ATGAAAATAAAGACACTTAAAAGTTACGGTTCTCATGCAGATAAAGCTATGGCAACATGGATACAGCTTTTCAGATCGTTCAATAAGATCAGAGCCAAAGAGTCACATTATATTCATACATTTGATCTAACGATGAACCAGTTTCAAGTTCTGGAAGTTTTATATCACAGAGGTGATCTAAGTATAGGTGCTATCACTACACTCACTATGGGCACACCCGGAAATATCACTGTGGTCATAAAAAATCTAAAACGAGACGGTTTCATTACTTCAATTCCTGATCAAAAAGATAAACGGTCTTCGATCATTTCAATCACCCAAAAGGGAAGAGAAATCATCGAACAGTTGTTTCCAGATCATGCAAAAAACTTTGAAAGTTATTTTGAAGTATTAAATGATGATGAGATGGAAACTTTATTTAATTTATTAAGAAAGTTACAGAAATCACAGTAA
- a CDS encoding nitrate/nitrite transporter, whose product MIGIKRLKGEGSPSTLFAAFLYFDFSFMVWTILAPLATEITDSLANYGFLMTSSETATLLSVPILVGSLLRVVLGFFVGKIGAKKTALVAQAVVILTLFYVTSFGEHISYEELLFVGVGLGFAGASFAVALPQAGQWYPPRLQGVVLGIAGIGNLGVVLGFLFAPKIAEIWGWKSVFFVAAVLSLLVFIIYVLMAKDAPKEVYVPRPKNLSDYVRLLKDRDTWWFNLFYAVSFGVFVGFAMYMKVYLMAMYADEMALFGLDVLGEGNIHVVAGYFAAFCIMAGALLRPVGGAIADKVGGIKSLYIYFSSVTALIFINAFIGLSFWFAIVVMLLIMANLGMANGALFQLVPQRFSKDIGIMTGLIGAAGALGGVGILVTLGASTLMFGDYTIGFMFIAANVMVAMAGLSLVKTRWRTTWGAKSGGII is encoded by the coding sequence ATGATAGGTATTAAACGTTTAAAGGGGGAAGGGAGCCCCTCTACTTTGTTTGCAGCATTTTTGTATTTTGATTTTAGTTTTATGGTCTGGACGATACTTGCGCCACTTGCAACAGAGATCACGGATAGTTTGGCCAATTATGGATTTTTGATGACATCATCTGAAACAGCGACACTGCTTTCAGTGCCCATACTTGTGGGATCCTTACTGCGTGTGGTACTTGGATTTTTTGTGGGTAAGATCGGTGCGAAAAAGACGGCTTTGGTGGCACAGGCTGTTGTTATATTGACCTTGTTCTATGTGACATCATTCGGGGAGCATATCTCTTATGAGGAGTTGTTGTTCGTCGGTGTAGGGCTTGGTTTTGCAGGAGCATCCTTTGCCGTGGCTTTACCTCAGGCAGGGCAATGGTATCCACCAAGATTGCAGGGTGTTGTGCTCGGTATCGCGGGTATAGGAAATCTGGGTGTGGTACTTGGTTTCCTTTTTGCCCCGAAGATCGCTGAGATCTGGGGATGGAAATCGGTGTTTTTTGTAGCGGCCGTTCTCTCTTTGCTCGTTTTTATCATCTATGTTCTCATGGCAAAAGATGCACCCAAAGAGGTCTATGTCCCAAGACCAAAGAACCTCTCTGACTATGTAAGACTCTTAAAGGACAGGGATACATGGTGGTTCAACCTCTTTTATGCCGTAAGCTTTGGCGTTTTTGTAGGATTTGCCATGTATATGAAGGTCTATCTTATGGCAATGTATGCTGATGAGATGGCACTGTTTGGTTTAGATGTATTGGGAGAGGGGAACATACATGTGGTCGCGGGTTATTTTGCGGCATTTTGTATTATGGCCGGTGCACTGCTTAGACCTGTAGGCGGAGCTATCGCTGATAAAGTGGGAGGAATCAAGTCACTTTATATTTATTTTTCAAGTGTTACAGCACTTATCTTTATAAATGCATTTATAGGCTTGTCATTTTGGTTTGCAATTGTTGTTATGTTACTGATTATGGCAAATCTTGGTATGGCGAATGGTGCTCTGTTTCAACTGGTGCCACAGAGATTTTCCAAAGATATAGGTATCATGACTGGTCTCATTGGAGCAGCCGGTGCTCTTGGAGGAGTAGGTATTTTAGTGACACTCGGAGCATCTACACTGATGTTTGGGGATTATACGATAGGGTTTATGTTCATCGCCGCAAATGTCATGGTCGCTATGGCAGGACTCAGTTTAGTGAAGACCAGATGGCGAACTACATGGGGTGCCAAATCAGGAGGCATTATCTAA
- a CDS encoding mechanosensitive ion channel family protein, whose protein sequence is MEVTNTGVNKYVDMAIEYGTEYGIKVIGAIAIFVIGKWVANKLSAFIKKLMERGEIDTTLSAFIASVIDILLMVVVVLAAINNLGVDTTSFIAILGAAGLAIGLALQGTFGNIGAGVILILFRPFEVGNFVNVAGESGTVEAITLFNTTLLTPDNKVILIPNSAVASGNITNFSKKEERRVDFVFGIGYDDDLKLAKATLQEIIDADARILKDRASFIGVGELGDSSVNFTVRVWVKAADYWGVHFDTIEKVKLTFDEKGISIPYPQMDVHTQAAKA, encoded by the coding sequence ATGGAAGTAACAAATACAGGGGTCAATAAATATGTAGATATGGCAATAGAGTATGGTACTGAATATGGCATAAAGGTGATCGGTGCTATCGCTATTTTTGTCATTGGTAAATGGGTGGCAAATAAACTTTCTGCCTTTATTAAAAAACTGATGGAACGCGGCGAGATCGATACAACACTCAGTGCATTTATAGCAAGTGTCATCGATATACTTCTAATGGTCGTAGTGGTTTTGGCCGCGATCAATAATTTAGGTGTTGACACGACCTCTTTTATAGCGATACTTGGTGCTGCCGGTTTGGCTATAGGTTTGGCACTTCAGGGGACATTTGGGAATATCGGTGCGGGTGTGATCTTGATACTTTTCCGTCCATTTGAAGTAGGGAACTTCGTGAATGTAGCAGGGGAGAGTGGTACAGTGGAAGCTATCACACTGTTCAATACCACACTGTTAACGCCGGACAATAAAGTCATTTTAATTCCGAACAGTGCCGTTGCTTCGGGGAATATTACGAATTTCTCTAAAAAAGAAGAACGCCGTGTCGATTTTGTATTTGGAATAGGGTATGATGATGATCTTAAACTGGCAAAGGCCACCCTCCAGGAGATCATCGATGCGGATGCACGAATATTGAAGGATCGCGCAAGTTTCATAGGTGTGGGTGAACTCGGAGACAGTTCTGTGAACTTTACGGTACGTGTATGGGTCAAAGCTGCAGATTACTGGGGTGTACATTTTGATACCATTGAAAAAGTAAAACTTACGTTTGATGAAAAAGGTATCTCTATCCCTTACCCTCAAATGGATGTTCACACACAAGCGGCAAAAGCTTAG
- a CDS encoding cold-shock protein, translating to MATQVNGTVKWFNSEKGFGFIEQENGGNDVFVHYRQINSNGYGRVSLNEGQKVTFEIGEGQKGPQAENVTGL from the coding sequence ATGGCAACTCAAGTAAATGGAACAGTAAAATGGTTCAACAGTGAAAAAGGTTTCGGTTTTATCGAACAAGAAAATGGCGGAAATGATGTATTTGTACACTATCGTCAAATTAATAGTAACGGTTATGGCCGTGTCTCTCTTAATGAAGGTCAAAAAGTGACTTTTGAGATCGGTGAAGGTCAAAAAGGACCACAGGCTGAGAACGTTACTGGTCTTTAA
- a CDS encoding SO_0444 family Cu/Zn efflux transporter, whose protein sequence is MEWLEVFFTALIDLSNAMAPYILFGLIFAGILHEVVPDSIVTKHLGKDNVTSVVKSTVFGIPLPVCSCGVIPLATSIKKSGASKGSTLSFLISTPITGVDSIMATYGIFGWIFTLYRVVTSMIIAMFAGILTNIFDKDATTGTQSVKSATPSFSTFAPSKTAATFSLNTPHEESCGTGTGSCCGSSCEENKKFSVMSAMKYAFITLLGDIAKPLFLGLIVGALITVSIPDNIAQLLKDYSWLSYLIVIAIAVPMYVCATASLPIAAGLMLSGVSAGAAFVFLSAGPATNTVTIGVVKKMLGTRSLYIYLGSIIIGSMLFGMGLDYIFDISNINPRSLIHMDEDFGLISILSSLILWGFVLYFLFKPYFKKSECSGGSCCS, encoded by the coding sequence ATGGAATGGTTAGAAGTTTTTTTTACTGCATTGATCGATTTAAGTAATGCTATGGCTCCTTATATTTTGTTTGGACTTATTTTTGCAGGTATACTCCACGAGGTAGTCCCCGACAGCATTGTGACAAAACATCTAGGAAAAGACAATGTCACTTCAGTGGTCAAATCGACCGTTTTTGGTATTCCTCTTCCTGTTTGCTCCTGTGGTGTAATTCCTCTTGCAACCTCTATTAAAAAATCTGGCGCTTCCAAAGGCTCAACACTCTCATTTCTTATCTCTACCCCTATCACAGGTGTAGACTCGATCATGGCTACCTATGGTATTTTCGGATGGATATTTACGCTTTACCGTGTCGTTACTTCTATGATTATTGCAATGTTTGCAGGGATACTAACGAATATCTTTGACAAAGATGCTACAACAGGCACCCAAAGTGTTAAAAGTGCCACACCATCTTTTTCTACCTTTGCACCATCAAAAACAGCCGCTACTTTTTCTCTAAATACACCTCACGAAGAGTCATGTGGTACGGGAACAGGATCATGTTGCGGTAGTTCTTGTGAAGAGAACAAAAAGTTCTCTGTTATGTCAGCTATGAAATATGCTTTTATTACACTTTTAGGAGATATAGCAAAACCTCTCTTTTTGGGGCTGATCGTTGGTGCGCTCATTACCGTATCAATACCGGACAATATTGCCCAGCTACTTAAAGATTACTCTTGGCTAAGCTATCTTATCGTTATCGCAATCGCTGTTCCTATGTATGTGTGCGCAACGGCTTCCTTACCCATAGCTGCTGGACTCATGCTCTCTGGAGTAAGTGCTGGGGCAGCCTTTGTCTTCCTTTCTGCCGGACCTGCTACAAATACAGTGACGATTGGTGTTGTTAAGAAAATGCTTGGAACTCGATCACTTTATATCTACCTTGGCAGTATTATCATCGGAAGTATGCTATTTGGTATGGGCTTGGATTACATCTTTGACATTTCAAATATCAATCCTCGGTCATTAATCCATATGGATGAAGATTTCGGTCTTATCTCTATTCTAAGTAGTTTGATTTTATGGGGATTTGTACTGTACTTTTTATTTAAACCATATTTCAAAAAAAGTGAATGCAGTGGTGGATCTTGTTGTTCCTGA
- a CDS encoding rhodanese-like domain-containing protein, with translation MRITRLIIFFISTMILYWIAMAGLFISFAYSKGWILADFEFINAKQAIVRLADDSNITLLDVRTVKEYEEKHLKNAINIPVQELDNSLNRLEKMKSKPIMVYCRSGSRSIKASRILEKNGFTPLNVEGGIIELIRNDAEIVR, from the coding sequence ATGCGAATCACACGACTTATCATTTTTTTCATTTCTACGATGATACTTTACTGGATCGCAATGGCAGGCTTATTTATTTCTTTTGCTTACTCTAAAGGCTGGATCCTTGCAGATTTTGAGTTTATCAATGCCAAACAGGCTATCGTACGTTTAGCTGATGACAGTAACATTACACTGCTGGATGTAAGGACAGTAAAAGAGTATGAAGAAAAACACCTGAAAAACGCTATCAATATACCGGTTCAAGAACTTGACAATAGTCTAAATAGACTGGAGAAAATGAAATCCAAACCTATTATGGTCTATTGCCGGTCAGGGAGCAGAAGTATCAAAGCATCGCGTATTTTAGAAAAAAATGGATTTACACCACTGAATGTTGAAGGCGGTATCATAGAGCTGATACGTAACGATGCAGAGATAGTACGGTGA
- the ygiD gene encoding 4,5-DOPA dioxygenase extradiol → MPLAAKETKRAPAFFVGHGNPMNAIENNAFTRSLRNLGKEIQRPKAVLVISAHWTVPYTAISLHQRDTLLYDMYGFPDALYQITYPAPNADFLVSDLQKLLPDLHVEERDLDHGVWSVLVHLFPDADIPVMQLSINTTFSMQEHFKLGRTIRRLREHGVMIIGSGNVTHNLRDMRALADAPVVPWAKEFDDFVKHAIIQKEYDALIHFEERQRYAKHAHPTTEHYIPLLYIAGSAYEDDKSRSTYEKIEHGTLSMRNWLLT, encoded by the coding sequence ATGCCACTTGCTGCAAAGGAAACAAAAAGAGCTCCCGCTTTTTTTGTGGGCCATGGTAACCCTATGAATGCCATAGAGAACAATGCTTTCACAAGATCACTTAGAAATTTGGGAAAAGAAATACAAAGGCCAAAAGCTGTTTTAGTGATCTCCGCACATTGGACTGTACCCTACACTGCAATTAGCCTTCATCAAAGAGATACCCTTTTGTATGATATGTATGGGTTTCCAGATGCCTTGTATCAAATAACATACCCTGCACCAAACGCTGATTTTTTAGTTTCTGATCTCCAAAAACTGTTACCTGATCTGCATGTAGAAGAGAGAGACCTGGACCATGGGGTATGGAGTGTTTTGGTACACCTGTTCCCTGATGCAGACATTCCTGTCATGCAGCTGTCCATCAACACTACATTCTCCATGCAGGAACATTTTAAACTGGGCCGAACGATCAGAAGACTTCGTGAACATGGTGTGATGATCATTGGGAGCGGAAATGTGACACATAATCTTAGAGATATGCGCGCACTAGCAGATGCACCTGTAGTTCCCTGGGCCAAAGAGTTTGATGATTTTGTGAAACATGCCATCATACAAAAAGAGTATGATGCACTCATACACTTTGAAGAGAGACAGCGTTATGCCAAACATGCTCATCCTACGACCGAGCACTATATTCCACTGCTCTATATTGCCGGAAGTGCTTATGAGGATGACAAGAGTCGATCAACCTATGAAAAGATCGAGCATGGCACTCTAAGTATGCGTAACTGGCTGCTGACATAA
- the katG gene encoding catalase/peroxidase HPI, with protein MFDNKKFIQHTSGGGMSNQDWWPNQLKLDILHQHSSLSNPMGNDFNYAEAFKTLDLEAVKKDLLGVMTESQEWWPADFGHYGPLFIRMAWHSAGTYRSGDGRGGGGSGNQRFAPLNSWPDNIHLDKARRLIWPVKQKYGQKISWADLMILAGNVAMESMGFKIFGFGGGREDIWEPEKDIYWGMEDTWLDDKRYSGDHEELENPLAAVQMGLIYVNPEGPNGNPDPIAAANDIRETFARMAMNDEETVALIAGGHTFGKCHGAGDAAHVGPEPEAAGIEEQGLGWSSSYGTGKGTDTIGSGLEVTWSSTPTKWSSNFLENLFGYEWELTKSPAGAHQWRAIDAAETIPDAQDPSKRHRPTMLTTDLSLRFDPVYEKISRHFLENPAAFQEAYARAWFKLTHRDMGPKTRYLGPEVPDEDLIWQDPIPAVDHALIDESDMALLKTKVLDSGLSVSELVSTAWASASTFRGSDKRGGGNGGRIRLAPQKDWEVNQPDQLSKVLAILEDIRKEFNDTQSGNKKVSLADLIILAGSAGIEEAAKRAGHDVTVPFIPGRMDALKEQTDVKAFEVLEPVADGFRNYLKTKFSVSAEELLVDRAQLLTLTAPEMTVLIGGMRVLNTNVDQLQHGVFTERPEVLTNDFFINLLDMGTVWKADSDDKDIFEGSDRVTGEPKWSATRVDLIFGSNSQLRALAEVYGSLDAEECFIHDFIASWSKVMNLDRFDLDM; from the coding sequence ATGTTTGATAACAAAAAATTTATACAACACACTTCGGGTGGCGGTATGTCGAACCAGGATTGGTGGCCTAACCAACTCAAACTCGATATTCTGCACCAACACTCATCTCTATCCAATCCTATGGGCAATGATTTCAACTATGCTGAAGCATTCAAAACTCTTGACCTTGAAGCCGTCAAAAAAGATCTTCTGGGAGTCATGACCGAGTCTCAGGAGTGGTGGCCGGCTGACTTTGGTCACTATGGTCCACTGTTCATTCGTATGGCATGGCATAGTGCCGGTACCTACCGTAGTGGTGACGGTCGGGGTGGAGGAGGAAGTGGAAACCAGCGCTTTGCACCGCTGAACAGCTGGCCTGATAATATTCACTTAGATAAAGCCCGCAGACTGATCTGGCCTGTGAAGCAAAAGTACGGACAGAAGATCTCCTGGGCTGACCTGATGATACTGGCAGGTAACGTTGCGATGGAATCAATGGGTTTCAAGATCTTCGGTTTCGGGGGTGGTCGTGAAGACATTTGGGAGCCCGAAAAGGATATTTACTGGGGTATGGAAGATACGTGGTTGGATGACAAACGTTACTCCGGTGATCATGAGGAACTTGAGAATCCTCTTGCAGCCGTTCAAATGGGATTGATCTATGTGAACCCCGAAGGTCCTAACGGCAACCCTGATCCGATAGCAGCAGCAAATGATATACGTGAGACCTTTGCCAGAATGGCAATGAACGATGAAGAGACTGTTGCCCTGATAGCCGGCGGTCACACTTTTGGAAAATGCCACGGGGCCGGTGATGCAGCCCATGTGGGTCCTGAGCCTGAAGCAGCAGGGATCGAGGAGCAGGGACTGGGCTGGAGCAGCAGTTACGGTACAGGGAAAGGTACAGATACGATCGGTAGTGGACTGGAAGTGACCTGGAGTTCCACTCCGACGAAATGGAGCAGCAACTTCTTAGAGAATCTTTTTGGATATGAATGGGAGTTGACGAAGAGCCCTGCGGGTGCGCATCAGTGGAGGGCAATAGACGCTGCCGAAACGATACCTGATGCACAGGACCCATCAAAACGTCATCGGCCAACCATGCTAACCACTGACCTCTCTCTTCGCTTTGACCCTGTGTACGAAAAGATCTCACGACATTTTTTAGAAAACCCTGCTGCGTTTCAAGAGGCATATGCCCGTGCATGGTTCAAGCTGACCCATCGTGATATGGGACCGAAGACACGATATCTTGGTCCTGAAGTGCCTGATGAAGACCTTATATGGCAAGACCCCATTCCTGCTGTGGATCATGCACTGATCGATGAGTCAGATATGGCCCTGCTTAAGACCAAAGTGCTTGACTCCGGTCTCTCTGTCTCAGAACTTGTATCAACTGCCTGGGCATCTGCTTCTACTTTCCGTGGTTCTGATAAACGCGGCGGTGGGAACGGTGGACGTATCCGTCTGGCACCGCAGAAAGACTGGGAGGTGAACCAGCCGGATCAACTTTCCAAAGTGCTTGCTATTCTCGAAGATATTCGGAAGGAGTTCAATGACACCCAGTCCGGTAACAAGAAGGTTTCACTCGCTGATCTGATCATACTTGCAGGTTCTGCAGGTATTGAAGAGGCGGCGAAGCGTGCCGGTCATGATGTGACGGTGCCATTTATACCCGGCCGAATGGATGCATTGAAGGAACAGACCGATGTGAAGGCTTTTGAAGTGCTCGAACCCGTCGCAGATGGTTTCCGTAACTATTTGAAGACAAAATTCTCTGTCTCGGCTGAAGAGCTGCTTGTGGATAGGGCGCAATTACTGACACTCACCGCACCTGAGATGACGGTGCTTATTGGCGGTATGCGTGTGTTGAATACCAATGTTGATCAACTGCAACATGGTGTCTTTACCGAGCGTCCTGAGGTACTTACGAACGATTTTTTTATCAATCTGCTTGATATGGGTACTGTATGGAAGGCAGATTCAGATGATAAGGATATTTTTGAAGGAAGTGATCGTGTAACAGGTGAGCCCAAATGGAGTGCAACACGCGTCGACCTGATCTTTGGGTCAAATTCCCAGCTGCGTGCACTGGCTGAAGTCTACGGCAGTTTGGATGCTGAGGAATGTTTCATCCATGACTTCATAGCTTCATGGAGCAAAGTGATGAATCTGGATCGTTTCGATCTGGACATGTAG
- a CDS encoding ABC transporter permease has translation MKYERMKQIIFPLFVLIAILGIWSGIASMVDEFPTSADTYVAAFGGEDAEGDKVDGIFAEPFYIDDEEDKGIFWHLLESLKSVFGGFALSLIIGIPLGIHIGMSKNLQYAFDPFIQIIKPISPFAWLPLLFFIFKDIKMTVISTIFLTSVWPIMIKTVSGVHSVSEDYMNVAKILRFTALEKVVQIILPVAVPYIFSGMRLSLGLSWIVIIGAEMLTGGIGIGVWIWDAYDNLEYAHVIIGMILVGLIGFTLDLMMRRIADFFDYTKKGRAS, from the coding sequence ATGAAATATGAACGTATGAAACAGATCATATTCCCACTGTTCGTTTTGATTGCCATATTAGGTATATGGAGCGGCATTGCAAGTATGGTGGACGAGTTCCCAACCTCGGCCGATACCTATGTAGCAGCTTTTGGTGGAGAAGATGCTGAAGGAGATAAAGTTGATGGTATTTTCGCTGAACCTTTTTATATAGACGATGAAGAGGATAAAGGGATCTTTTGGCATCTATTGGAATCGCTTAAAAGCGTTTTTGGAGGATTTGCACTTTCACTGATCATAGGGATCCCGTTGGGAATACATATAGGTATGAGCAAAAACCTGCAATATGCCTTTGATCCTTTTATCCAGATCATTAAGCCTATATCACCATTTGCATGGTTGCCCCTCTTATTTTTTATCTTCAAAGATATTAAAATGACAGTGATCTCAACGATTTTCCTTACCTCTGTCTGGCCGATCATGATCAAGACAGTCTCAGGTGTACATAGTGTCAGTGAAGATTATATGAATGTGGCCAAAATTTTAAGATTTACCGCACTTGAAAAAGTAGTGCAGATCATACTCCCCGTTGCGGTACCGTACATTTTTTCCGGTATGAGACTCTCACTGGGACTTTCCTGGATCGTGATCATTGGTGCTGAGATGTTAACCGGGGGTATCGGTATTGGAGTTTGGATATGGGATGCATACGATAACCTTGAGTATGCCCATGTCATCATAGGTATGATCCTGGTTGGTTTGATCGGGTTTACTTTAGATCTAATGATGAGAAGGATCGCCGATTTCTTTGATTATACAAAAAAAGGTAGAGCATCATGA
- a CDS encoding isoprenylcysteine carboxylmethyltransferase family protein: MTSKTDDPNIDRAPSPRLWFALVFIHLFIPLILLVCGGDPSWWQAWIFGVLLFVAGTGGRFLAEKRHPGILVERADSEKTMNAKPWDKVLSPLMAISLTFPLVIVAGLDHRYGWTPLFSTSIHTFGLVLVALGYAFATWALIENRFFSSTVHIQTDRGHSVCDSGPYRIVRHPGYAGNLLALPGIIMALNSMWTLIPALAALAIAVLRTALEDKTLHEELQGYRDYAQRVRYRLIPWIY; encoded by the coding sequence ATGACATCGAAAACCGATGATCCAAACATAGATCGTGCACCAAGCCCCCGTCTGTGGTTTGCTCTGGTCTTCATACATCTCTTCATCCCACTGATTCTCCTGGTATGCGGAGGAGATCCCAGCTGGTGGCAGGCCTGGATCTTTGGCGTGCTGTTATTTGTAGCCGGTACAGGCGGTCGCTTCTTGGCAGAAAAGCGGCATCCGGGAATTTTGGTAGAACGGGCTGACTCGGAGAAGACTATGAATGCGAAACCATGGGATAAAGTGCTTTCTCCATTGATGGCGATAAGTCTCACATTCCCCCTTGTAATCGTCGCAGGACTTGATCACCGCTATGGGTGGACACCTCTGTTTTCGACATCGATTCACACTTTTGGTCTCGTACTCGTCGCACTTGGGTACGCATTTGCTACATGGGCGTTAATAGAGAACCGTTTTTTCTCCAGTACGGTTCATATCCAAACGGACCGGGGACATTCGGTCTGCGATAGTGGTCCTTACCGGATCGTACGGCACCCGGGCTATGCCGGGAACCTCCTGGCACTTCCAGGTATCATCATGGCCTTAAACTCAATGTGGACCCTTATTCCTGCATTGGCGGCGTTGGCCATAGCAGTATTGAGAACCGCATTGGAAGACAAAACCCTTCATGAGGAGCTGCAGGGGTATCGGGATTATGCACAGCGCGTACGCTATCGTCTGATACCATGGATCTACTGA
- a CDS encoding ABC transporter ATP-binding protein codes for MSEFLSLKNIEKRFPGPGKEAYIALTDVNLEIKKNEIISIIGHKGCGKSTLLNIILGLEKQTKGDITLNGDAVTQPGPDRAVVFQHGSLLPWLSIYENIEMAIRKIMPELDAAALRERVEEFVSIVNLEAAKDKLPCDISGGMKQRADIARALSIKPEVLLMDEPFASIDSLTRTTLQELLMHIQQSVKTTMIIMTHDIDEAVLLSDRVVMMTNGPEATIGEILEVNLERPRNRVELQHDPEYIRCREAIVAFFYEKFAKEDE; via the coding sequence ATGAGTGAATTTCTAAGTTTGAAAAATATTGAAAAAAGGTTCCCAGGTCCTGGAAAAGAAGCATATATTGCACTGACTGATGTGAATTTGGAAATTAAAAAAAATGAGATCATTTCTATCATCGGACACAAAGGGTGTGGCAAATCAACGCTGCTGAATATCATCTTGGGACTTGAAAAACAGACCAAAGGTGATATTACGCTCAATGGAGATGCGGTCACCCAACCGGGACCGGACAGAGCAGTCGTGTTTCAGCATGGCTCTTTGCTACCATGGTTGAGCATATATGAGAACATAGAGATGGCTATTAGAAAAATAATGCCTGAACTGGATGCAGCTGCCTTGCGTGAACGTGTAGAAGAGTTCGTATCCATAGTAAACTTGGAAGCAGCCAAAGACAAACTTCCCTGTGATATCTCCGGGGGTATGAAACAGCGTGCAGATATCGCAAGAGCCCTTTCCATCAAACCGGAGGTTTTACTGATGGATGAACCTTTTGCATCGATAGACTCTTTAACAAGAACTACACTGCAAGAGCTTTTAATGCATATACAGCAAAGTGTTAAGACGACAATGATCATTATGACGCATGACATAGATGAAGCCGTACTTCTCAGTGATAGAGTGGTCATGATGACCAATGGGCCTGAAGCAACCATCGGTGAGATACTTGAAGTCAATCTGGAGCGTCCGAGAAACAGAGTGGAACTTCAACATGATCCTGAGTATATCAGATGCAGGGAAGCCATTGTAGCTTTCTTTTATGAAAAATTTGCCAAAGAGGATGAATAA
- a CDS encoding YceI family protein, which yields MKLTTIALASIISVGTLFAGTYNVDLDHSNVAFKVRHMMISNVTGQFNKFSGTFEYDDHSKTLRALNGEVDVSSIDTDNVKRDDHLKSVDFFDVAKYPSMQLTLEKIEGDTATMKLTMHGVTKEVKMVLETSGVVIKDPWGNSRTGLSLSGKINRKDFGLNWNQLIETGGVAVGETIKISLEIEGILTK from the coding sequence ATGAAATTAACCACAATCGCATTAGCTTCTATAATAAGTGTAGGAACCCTCTTTGCAGGCACATACAATGTAGACCTTGATCATTCAAATGTTGCCTTTAAAGTGAGACATATGATGATATCCAATGTGACAGGACAGTTTAACAAATTCAGTGGTACATTTGAGTATGATGATCACTCAAAAACCTTAAGAGCGTTGAACGGAGAAGTGGATGTAAGCTCCATCGATACCGACAATGTCAAAAGGGATGACCATCTCAAAAGTGTAGATTTCTTTGATGTTGCCAAATATCCGTCCATGCAGTTAACCCTTGAGAAGATAGAGGGTGATACCGCTACCATGAAACTTACTATGCATGGCGTGACCAAAGAGGTGAAGATGGTGTTGGAAACCAGCGGTGTGGTGATCAAAGATCCATGGGGCAACAGTAGAACAGGTCTGTCACTCTCAGGAAAGATCAACAGAAAGGATTTTGGCCTGAATTGGAATCAACTGATAGAAACCGGTGGTGTCGCTGTTGGGGAAACCATTAAAATAAGCCTTGAGATAGAAGGTATTTTAACAAAATAA